The proteins below come from a single Asanoa ferruginea genomic window:
- a CDS encoding VOC family protein: MKGSVTHFEIPADDVARAERFYAESFEWNIKDMPEMSYAMLGTTPSGQDGRPKDPGAINGGMMKRSGMFTAPVVTIDVDDIDAALATVEKNGGKTRMGRQAVGDMGFTGYFSDTEGNLIGLWQSA, from the coding sequence ATGAAGGGCAGTGTGACCCATTTCGAGATTCCGGCCGACGACGTCGCGCGGGCCGAACGCTTCTACGCGGAGTCGTTCGAGTGGAACATCAAGGACATGCCCGAGATGTCGTACGCCATGCTGGGCACCACGCCGAGCGGGCAGGACGGGCGCCCGAAGGATCCCGGCGCGATCAACGGCGGGATGATGAAGCGCAGCGGCATGTTCACGGCGCCGGTCGTCACGATCGACGTCGACGACATCGACGCCGCGCTCGCCACGGTCGAGAAGAACGGCGGGAAGACCCGGATGGGCCGCCAGGCGGTCGGCGACATGGGCTTCACGGGCTACTTCTCCGACACCGAGGGCAACCTGATCGGACTGTGGCAATCGGCCTAG
- the lysS gene encoding lysine--tRNA ligase, whose translation MAQAIESDWVARFADEVIAEADRRAPGKPIVCASGLSPSGPVHLGNQRELMTPHLVADELRRRGREVRHVLSWDDFDRFRKVPNAPGVDPSWEEHIGKPLTEVPAPAGSEYPNWAEHFKAPLIAAMTRLGIEVTPISQTAMYTSGAYRAQILHAMSQRAKIDEVLGRYRTKKKPGKAVTDPDELAAVEGSGAASEEDGGTASGYYPYKPYCSKCGKDTTTVTAYDDATTALTYTSACGHSETVLLSEFNYGKLVWKVDWPMRWAYEGVVFEPSGVDHSSPGSSFVVGSQLVREVFGAEPPIGPMYAFVGIKGMAKMSSSRGGVPTAADALEIMEPPLLRWLYARRRPNQSFDIAFDQEIQRLYDEWDGLTARVENGTATSGDAAAYGRSASTAAGPLPLTPRPVPYRTLASIVDITTGNDDQTLRILRDLDPADPVKDLDETRPRLDCASNWVRTQLTPDERTRVREEPDAVLLDGLDDDQRTALRMLREGLADHWSLDGLTTLVYGVPKKLLGLPPDVKPTPELKVAQRSFFALLYRLLIGKETGPRLPTLLLATGADRVRQLLGGS comes from the coding sequence GTGGCGCAGGCAATCGAGTCGGACTGGGTGGCGCGGTTCGCCGACGAGGTGATCGCGGAAGCCGACCGTCGGGCGCCCGGCAAGCCGATCGTGTGCGCGAGCGGGCTGAGCCCCTCCGGGCCCGTGCACCTGGGCAACCAGCGCGAGCTGATGACACCGCACCTGGTGGCAGACGAGCTCCGCCGGCGCGGCCGCGAGGTGCGCCACGTGCTCTCCTGGGACGACTTCGACCGGTTCCGCAAGGTGCCCAACGCGCCGGGCGTCGACCCGTCGTGGGAAGAGCACATCGGCAAGCCGCTGACCGAGGTCCCGGCGCCGGCCGGCAGCGAATACCCCAACTGGGCCGAGCACTTCAAGGCTCCGCTGATCGCGGCGATGACCCGGCTCGGCATCGAGGTCACCCCGATCAGCCAGACCGCGATGTATACCTCCGGCGCCTACCGGGCGCAGATCCTGCACGCGATGAGCCAGCGGGCCAAGATCGATGAGGTGCTGGGGCGTTACCGCACGAAGAAGAAGCCCGGCAAGGCCGTGACCGACCCCGACGAGCTGGCGGCCGTCGAGGGCTCCGGTGCCGCGAGCGAGGAAGACGGCGGCACCGCGTCCGGCTACTACCCCTACAAGCCCTACTGCTCGAAGTGCGGCAAGGACACGACAACCGTCACGGCGTACGACGACGCGACCACCGCACTGACCTACACCAGCGCCTGCGGCCACAGCGAGACCGTTCTGCTGAGTGAGTTCAACTACGGCAAGCTGGTCTGGAAGGTCGACTGGCCGATGCGCTGGGCCTACGAGGGCGTGGTGTTCGAGCCCAGCGGCGTCGACCACAGCTCGCCCGGCTCCAGCTTCGTGGTCGGCAGCCAACTCGTGCGCGAGGTCTTCGGCGCCGAGCCGCCGATCGGCCCGATGTATGCCTTCGTCGGCATCAAGGGCATGGCCAAGATGAGCAGCTCGCGCGGCGGGGTGCCGACCGCCGCCGACGCGCTGGAGATCATGGAGCCGCCGTTGCTGCGCTGGCTCTACGCCCGGCGCCGGCCCAACCAGTCCTTCGACATCGCGTTCGACCAGGAGATCCAGCGGCTCTACGACGAGTGGGACGGGCTCACCGCGCGGGTCGAGAACGGCACGGCCACCAGCGGTGACGCCGCCGCCTACGGGCGCAGCGCGAGCACCGCCGCCGGTCCGCTGCCGCTGACCCCACGCCCGGTGCCCTACCGCACGCTGGCGTCCATCGTCGACATCACCACCGGCAACGACGATCAGACGCTGCGGATCCTGCGCGACCTCGACCCGGCCGACCCGGTCAAGGACCTCGACGAGACCCGGCCCCGGCTCGACTGCGCCAGCAACTGGGTGCGCACCCAGCTCACCCCCGACGAGCGCACCCGGGTGCGCGAAGAGCCCGACGCGGTGCTCCTCGACGGCCTCGACGACGATCAGCGCACGGCGCTGCGGATGCTCCGCGAGGGGCTCGCCGACCACTGGTCGCTCGACGGGCTGACGACCCTGGTCTACGGCGTACCCAAGAAGCTGCTCGGTCTGCCCCCCGACGTGAAGCCGACCCCCGAGCTCAAGGTCGCGCAGCGGTCGTTCTTCGCCCTGCTCTACCGGCTGCTGATCGGCAAGGAGACCGGGCCGCGGCTGCCCACGCTGCTGCTGGCCACTGGCGCCGACCGGGTCCGCCAACTGCTCGGCGGGTCGTAG
- a CDS encoding TetR/AcrR family transcriptional regulator, which translates to MTMPNQERRSDRARAAILAAALDLCREQGLARTTMEEIAKKAQVGKQTIYRWWPSKAAVLLEAVNELAGRATDFPDTGDLYADLHTQMTGVATLLSSPRLVPYLSLIGAAQDDPDVLRSFLDAIILPRIRAAAERLRQAQKQGQLREDVDVDDVIELLYGPFYYRALIRTRPVTLAQVDEVLRLALSGVEPR; encoded by the coding sequence ATGACCATGCCCAACCAGGAGAGACGCAGCGATCGGGCGCGGGCCGCGATCCTGGCGGCGGCGCTTGACCTGTGCCGGGAGCAGGGCCTGGCCCGCACGACGATGGAGGAGATCGCCAAGAAGGCGCAGGTCGGCAAGCAGACGATCTACCGCTGGTGGCCGTCGAAGGCGGCCGTGTTGCTGGAGGCCGTCAACGAGCTCGCCGGCCGGGCCACCGACTTCCCGGACACCGGCGATCTCTACGCCGACCTGCACACCCAGATGACCGGCGTGGCGACGCTGCTGTCCAGCCCGCGGCTCGTGCCCTACCTGAGCCTGATCGGGGCCGCCCAGGACGACCCGGACGTGTTGCGGTCGTTCCTCGACGCGATCATCCTGCCGCGCATCCGGGCCGCCGCCGAGCGCCTGCGCCAGGCCCAGAAACAGGGCCAACTCCGCGAAGACGTCGACGTCGACGACGTGATCGAGCTGCTCTACGGCCCGTTCTACTACCGGGCGCTGATCCGCACCCGGCCCGTCACGCTGGCCCAGGTCGACGAGGTGCTGCGGCTCGCCCTGAGCGGCGTCGAGCCCCGCTAA